In Haematobia irritans isolate KBUSLIRL chromosome 1, ASM5000362v1, whole genome shotgun sequence, a genomic segment contains:
- the mRpL37 gene encoding mitochondrial ribosomal protein L37 yields MMRFSPRLYAQHLGWTFKKHWQIQGKRVPSDNGALKELQKAGILVKDPSQIVKPQIEREIYDVPCNNDHVENDATNIHLGKYNGYVYADENVLLEGMPQAQVLTKSILVKGLPEKWLELLDSISIPSGIEHLIPRVVLASYLFDAEQEKLPKVKLSERPGYNLPREYGICQYRRNRLMLNKFLMECEKLATLSYTSRRRLLDDVRVNVLVPKDEDLIQLNIKALKMITAKQPIEPIKGKFESDIPNMYPIKCTISLPHRNICDKETQFPFNSKMKCLYPHTIVSFFDHEKVRNLHGSRVNNSQFKSRTLLSAFAVAVSRAKQVYGATCPKELPKPIVVQSIQTDGHIFHFGIFQLNTLELDGKSNLSNYWFEEENMHLYSHCEFRNGQPTLEGYNRNVFRHFYAFYRSV; encoded by the exons atgatgagGTTTTCTCCGCGTCTATATGCTCAGCATTTGGGATGGACTTTTAAGAAGCACTGGCAAATACAAGGTAAGCGTGTTCCAAGCGATAACGGAGCTTTGAAGGAACTGCAGAAGGCCGGAATTTTGGTTAAGGATCCGTCGCAAATTGTAAAACCTCAAATTGAAAGAGAGAT CTATGACGTTCCATGCAATAATGATCATGTTGAAAACGATGCAACTAATATACACTTGGGCAAATATAATGGATATGTTTATGCTGACGAAAATGTTTTACTGGAAGGAATGCCGCAAGCACAGGTTCTTACCAAATCAATACTAGTTAAGGGCTTGCCGGAAAAATGGTTGGAATTATTGGATAGTATTTCAATTCCCAGTGGTATCGAGCATCTTATTCCGCGAGTGGTCTTAGCATCATATTTATTCGATGCTGAGCAAGAAAAACTGCCGAAAGTAAAACTGTCTGAGCGACCGGGATATAACCTTCCTAGAGAATATGGAATATGTCAATATCGACGAAA TCGTTTGATGTTAAACAAATTTCTAATGGAATGTGAGAAACTAGCAACACTATCTTATACATCAAGACGCCGGCTACTTGATGATGTTCGCGTCAACGTGCTTGTACCTAAAGATGAAGACCTAATTCAACTAAATATAAAAGCGCTTAAAATGATAACCGCAAAGCAACcaattgaaccaatcaaaggaaAATTCGAATCAGATATACCGAATATGTATCCAATAAAATGCACCATATCTCTACCTCATAGAAATATATGTGACAAAGAAACACAATTTC CTTTTAATAGTAAAATGAAATGCCTTTATCCACACACCATTGTCTCATTCTTTGATCATGAAAAAGTGCGGAATTTACATGGATCTCGAGTAAACAATTCTCAGTTTAAAAGTCGTACTTTATTGAGTGCATTCGCTGTTGCCGTATCTAGGGCGAAGCAGGTGTATGGG GCTACATGTCCAAAGGAACTCCCCAAGCCCATAGTAGTTCAAAGCAttcagacagatggacatataTTTCACTTTGGGATATTTCAACTAAACACATTGGAGTTAGATGGAAAGTCAAATTTAAGCAATTATTGGTTCGAAGAAGAAAATATGCATCTATATTCCCATTGTGAATTTAGAAACGGCCAGCCTACACTCGAAGGCTACAATAGAAACGTGTTTCGCCATTTCTATGCATTTTATCGAAGTGTATGA